One genomic segment of Sphingorhabdus sp. M41 includes these proteins:
- a CDS encoding PilZ domain-containing protein, producing the protein MRNSNDWDGLEERDEHDERLVKRAAAKICRQDGPWIPVSVGNISIYGAQVESDTKVEIGEAVSLSVEGLGDFDGVVRWSRHNHFGVRTFDTINVGLFDDRY; encoded by the coding sequence ATGAGAAATAGCAATGACTGGGACGGTCTCGAAGAACGGGACGAGCATGATGAACGGCTGGTCAAGCGAGCCGCTGCGAAAATCTGTCGGCAGGATGGCCCATGGATTCCGGTTTCTGTTGGGAACATATCGATCTACGGTGCTCAGGTGGAGAGCGATACCAAAGTTGAAATCGGCGAAGCGGTCAGCCTCTCTGTCGAAGGATTGGGTGATTTCGATGGTGTAGTCCGCTGGAGCCGCCACAATCATTTTGGCGTCCGCACTTTCGATACAATCAATGTTGGTCTCTTCGACGACCGATATTAA
- a CDS encoding MaoC family dehydratase yields the protein MLYYEDIEIGAVQKFGHYQVTREEVIEFASKYDPQPFHLDDEAAAKTHFGQLSASGWHTGSMAMRMIVDNFKKQQQAGLGSPGIDKLRWVKPVFPGDILRCESQILSKRRSKNRPEMGITTGILTVFNQNDEPVMTMESTGLIAARNTEAPAAD from the coding sequence ATGCTCTATTATGAAGATATCGAAATCGGTGCGGTCCAGAAATTTGGCCATTATCAAGTCACGCGAGAGGAAGTCATCGAATTCGCTTCAAAATATGACCCGCAACCCTTTCACCTCGATGACGAGGCTGCCGCCAAAACCCATTTTGGCCAATTGTCGGCCAGCGGTTGGCATACCGGATCCATGGCCATGCGGATGATCGTGGACAATTTCAAAAAACAGCAACAGGCGGGACTGGGCTCTCCGGGGATTGACAAGCTGCGCTGGGTCAAACCGGTATTCCCCGGTGATATCCTGCGCTGCGAAAGCCAAATACTGAGCAAAAGGCGATCGAAAAACCGGCCCGAAATGGGGATTACCACGGGCATCTTGACCGTTTTCAACCAGAATGATGAGCCGGTTATGACCATGGAAAGCACCGGGCTGATCGCAGCCCGCAATACGGAAGCACCAGCGGCAGACTAG
- a CDS encoding alkaline phosphatase family protein → MLRSIFSLIMASLLLAGGPAFAATTPEQDDSGSEKVEQREPVTILISIDGFRPDYLERGITPHLSALAASGIYAPMRPSFPSKTFPNHWTLVTGKTPDHHGIVGNTMEDSARPGEVFKMATKDPFWWSQAEPIWITAEKQGIRSATMFWPGSEVNFDGIRPADWWPFSQDLSNDRRINAIIDWMRRPANIRPKLVTLYFDTVDTAGHYFGPAPGEKLHAAITSVDGEIGRLKQQLEAMGQPVNFVIASDHGMTETAPERIIHLDRIMARDQYHLVEDGNYAGVEPLDGNIDALRAAFIRPHEHMQCWDRENIPDHFAYGTNPRVPSILCLPETGWVVYQDVPEWMTGIGGGHGYDHREPDMLAFFLASGPAISPGGQLPAFDNVDIYSLVAKLAGVTPQASDGDLTPFASSLRP, encoded by the coding sequence ATGTTAAGGTCCATTTTTTCGCTGATTATGGCAAGTCTGCTGCTCGCCGGTGGCCCTGCCTTTGCTGCGACCACTCCCGAACAGGACGATTCGGGTAGCGAAAAAGTTGAACAACGCGAGCCGGTCACGATATTGATCTCGATCGACGGCTTCCGGCCCGATTATCTCGAACGCGGGATTACACCGCATCTCAGCGCACTGGCGGCTTCCGGCATATATGCGCCGATGCGCCCTTCTTTTCCGAGCAAGACCTTCCCCAATCACTGGACGCTTGTGACCGGCAAAACACCGGATCATCACGGGATCGTCGGCAATACCATGGAAGATTCGGCGCGACCGGGCGAAGTTTTCAAAATGGCGACCAAGGATCCGTTCTGGTGGAGTCAGGCCGAGCCTATCTGGATCACTGCCGAAAAACAGGGCATCCGTTCCGCCACTATGTTCTGGCCCGGGTCGGAAGTGAATTTCGATGGCATCCGACCAGCGGACTGGTGGCCGTTCAGCCAGGATCTGTCCAATGATCGACGGATCAACGCGATCATCGACTGGATGCGGCGGCCAGCCAATATCCGGCCCAAGCTGGTTACACTCTATTTTGATACGGTCGACACGGCAGGCCATTATTTTGGCCCCGCGCCAGGCGAGAAACTGCACGCCGCGATCACCTCCGTGGACGGTGAGATCGGTCGCTTGAAACAGCAACTGGAGGCCATGGGACAGCCGGTCAATTTCGTGATCGCGTCGGACCATGGCATGACCGAAACCGCACCGGAACGGATCATACATCTCGACCGGATCATGGCGCGCGACCAATATCACCTGGTCGAAGACGGCAATTATGCCGGTGTCGAGCCGCTGGACGGCAATATCGATGCGTTGCGCGCAGCCTTCATTCGCCCACACGAGCATATGCAATGCTGGGATCGCGAGAATATCCCGGACCATTTCGCTTATGGCACAAATCCGCGTGTGCCTTCGATCCTCTGCCTGCCGGAAACCGGCTGGGTGGTCTATCAGGATGTCCCGGAATGGATGACCGGAATTGGTGGCGGCCATGGCTATGATCACCGGGAACCCGACATGTTGGCCTTCTTCCTGGCGAGCGGCCCTGCCATTAGCCCAGGCGGTCAGTTACCGGCCTTCGACAATGTGGACATTTACTCGCTTGTCGCCAAATTGGCCGGTGTCACGCCCCAAGCGAGCGATGGCGATCTGACCCCATTTGCATCCTCACTGCGGCCCTGA
- the ychF gene encoding redox-regulated ATPase YchF — MGFKCGIVGLPNVGKSTLFNALTETQAAQAANYPFCTIEPNVGQVAVPDPRLQQIAKIASSAKIIETQLAFVDIAGLVKGASQGEGLGNQFLGNIREVDAIVHVLRCFEDDDIQHVANKIDPISDAEVVETELLLSDLESLEKRVPAFQKKATSGDKEAKIAASVLGQALELLREGKPARLTQPEGEEEQRIFDQSQLLTAKPVLYVCNVSEADAAKGNDLSAAVFEKAKAEGAEAVIVSAAIESELVEMDPDDRAEFLAELGLEESGLARVIRAGYQLLDLQTFFTVGPKEARAWTVHKGAKAPEAAGEIHSDFERGFIRAETIAFDDYVALGGESAARDAGKLRQEGKEYVAKDGDIFNFKFNV; from the coding sequence ATGGGTTTCAAATGCGGTATCGTTGGCCTTCCCAACGTCGGAAAATCAACGCTTTTCAATGCACTGACCGAAACACAGGCAGCGCAGGCGGCGAACTATCCGTTCTGCACGATCGAGCCGAATGTCGGCCAGGTCGCCGTGCCCGATCCGCGACTGCAGCAGATTGCCAAAATCGCCAGCAGCGCCAAGATTATCGAAACACAGCTCGCTTTTGTCGACATCGCCGGTCTCGTAAAGGGCGCATCACAAGGCGAAGGGCTTGGTAATCAGTTCCTCGGCAATATCCGCGAAGTCGATGCCATCGTCCATGTGCTGCGCTGCTTCGAGGATGACGATATCCAGCATGTCGCGAACAAGATCGACCCGATTTCCGACGCGGAAGTGGTCGAGACCGAACTGCTGCTCTCCGATCTGGAAAGCCTCGAAAAACGCGTCCCTGCCTTTCAGAAAAAAGCGACCAGCGGCGACAAGGAAGCAAAAATTGCCGCCAGCGTATTGGGTCAGGCGCTGGAATTGCTGCGCGAAGGCAAGCCGGCGCGGCTCACTCAGCCCGAGGGCGAGGAAGAGCAGAGAATTTTCGACCAGTCGCAACTGCTGACCGCCAAGCCGGTGCTTTATGTCTGCAATGTCAGCGAGGCCGATGCGGCCAAGGGCAATGATCTGAGCGCTGCCGTATTTGAAAAAGCCAAGGCCGAGGGCGCGGAAGCAGTGATCGTGTCTGCCGCGATCGAGTCCGAACTTGTTGAGATGGATCCGGACGACCGGGCCGAATTTCTGGCCGAGCTCGGCCTCGAAGAATCGGGCCTCGCCCGGGTGATTCGCGCCGGTTACCAGCTGCTGGATCTGCAGACCTTCTTCACCGTCGGTCCCAAGGAAGCCCGCGCCTGGACCGTGCACAAGGGTGCCAAGGCCCCCGAAGCGGCCGGCGAAATCCACAGCGACTTCGAGCGCGGCTTCATTCGCGCCGAAACCATTGCCTTTGACGACTATGTCGCGCTTGGCGGCGAAAGCGCTGCTCGCGACGCCGGTAAGCTACGCCAAGAGGGCAAGGAATATGTCGCTAAAGACGGCGATATCTTCAATTTCAAATTCAATGTCTAA
- the pth gene encoding aminoacyl-tRNA hydrolase yields MQLWVGLGNPGAQYAMHRHNVGFMVIDALEEVHGFPPPKQKFKGWTMEARLGGEKLVLLKPATFMNESGQSVRAALDFYKLQPEDVTVFYDELDLEPFRIKVKRGGGAAGHNGIRSMIAHIGPDFRRVRIGIGHPGHKARVTGHVLGNYAKSEIDDLADMLGIIAAEADWLAKNDDARFMSEVAMRMQE; encoded by the coding sequence ATGCAACTATGGGTCGGCCTTGGCAATCCGGGCGCGCAATATGCGATGCACCGGCACAATGTCGGCTTCATGGTGATCGACGCGCTTGAGGAAGTGCATGGCTTTCCCCCGCCCAAGCAGAAATTCAAGGGCTGGACCATGGAAGCGCGGCTGGGCGGCGAAAAGCTGGTCCTGCTAAAGCCCGCGACTTTCATGAACGAAAGCGGCCAGAGCGTGCGCGCAGCACTCGATTTCTACAAATTGCAGCCGGAAGATGTCACTGTCTTTTACGACGAACTGGATCTCGAGCCGTTCCGGATCAAGGTGAAACGCGGCGGCGGTGCAGCGGGCCATAATGGCATCAGATCGATGATCGCGCATATCGGACCGGATTTCCGCCGGGTGCGTATCGGCATCGGCCATCCCGGCCACAAGGCGCGAGTCACAGGGCATGTTCTGGGCAATTATGCCAAATCGGAAATTGACGATCTGGCGGATATGCTGGGCATCATCGCCGCAGAAGCAGACTGGCTGGCCAAAAATGATGATGCGCGCTTCATGAGCGAAGTCGCGATGCGGATGCAGGAATAG
- a CDS encoding 50S ribosomal protein L25/general stress protein Ctc, with the protein MSDQLTISAEPRERAGKGASRALRREGRIPAVIYGDKKEAIAIHVEERALNKLLGTGHFMNSLVQVEVDGKKTRTLPKDVAFDPVTDRPLHVDFFRLAKGAKVQVNIPVVFINEEDSPGLKRGGVMNVVRHELDLMCDADHIPDQIEIDVTGLEIGDSIHISSITLPAGAESSITDRDFTIAGVTAPSALKSSDDEAEEDAAGETEVTEQDADTVEGEDS; encoded by the coding sequence ATGAGTGATCAGCTGACTATTTCAGCCGAGCCACGCGAACGGGCTGGCAAGGGAGCCTCCCGTGCACTGCGTCGTGAAGGCCGTATCCCCGCCGTTATTTATGGCGACAAGAAAGAAGCCATTGCAATCCACGTCGAAGAACGTGCGTTGAACAAGCTTCTCGGCACCGGCCATTTCATGAACTCGCTGGTTCAGGTAGAAGTCGACGGGAAGAAAACCCGCACTCTGCCAAAGGATGTTGCTTTTGACCCGGTCACCGACCGTCCGCTCCATGTTGACTTCTTCCGCCTTGCAAAGGGCGCGAAGGTACAGGTCAACATTCCTGTTGTCTTCATCAACGAAGAAGATTCGCCTGGCCTGAAACGTGGCGGCGTCATGAACGTTGTCCGTCACGAACTCGACCTGATGTGCGATGCGGATCATATCCCTGACCAGATCGAAATAGACGTTACCGGACTGGAAATTGGTGATTCGATCCATATTTCCAGCATCACCCTGCCCGCTGGCGCGGAAAGCTCGATCACCGATCGTGACTTTACTATTGCTGGCGTGACTGCACCATCTGCGCTCAAATCTTCCGACGACGAAGCCGAAGAAGATGCAGCCGGTGAAACAGAAGTCACCGAGCAGGATGCCGATACGGTCGAGGGCGAAGACAGCTAG
- a CDS encoding acyl-CoA thioesterase yields the protein MTFIFDRETALIAQGDGQFTIEASDIYRNPTGMAFGGWVAAVAGRAVTMHPECRGPLVAQQIVYMTGVGPGEVTLSVKLLRAGSSTQFWRVELSQNGSLTNAADIVTSTRRPTDIDYQVEMPTTKSPEESIALPSVNPMAPEWVTRYDQRIAKGMPFAVNDSPEAIVWIREADGRPVDRISLLSILDTPMPRTFFVTEQFRPGSTVSMATYIYASEEDLAAAGIDFMLLRVTGATVRNSATDGRVEIWSQSGILLATSSQIGFFR from the coding sequence ATGACATTTATATTTGATCGGGAAACCGCGCTAATCGCGCAGGGAGATGGCCAGTTTACGATTGAGGCCAGCGACATATACCGTAATCCCACCGGAATGGCTTTTGGCGGTTGGGTCGCGGCAGTAGCCGGGCGCGCTGTGACAATGCATCCGGAATGCCGCGGACCGCTGGTTGCGCAGCAGATCGTCTACATGACCGGTGTTGGTCCCGGCGAGGTAACGCTCTCCGTCAAGCTGCTTCGCGCCGGTTCCTCGACGCAATTCTGGCGCGTGGAATTGTCGCAAAATGGTTCGCTGACGAACGCAGCAGATATCGTCACCAGCACCCGTCGGCCCACGGATATCGATTATCAGGTGGAAATGCCGACGACCAAATCGCCGGAAGAATCCATAGCCCTGCCCTCGGTCAACCCCATGGCACCGGAATGGGTTACGCGTTATGACCAGCGCATCGCCAAGGGCATGCCGTTCGCCGTCAATGATTCGCCCGAAGCCATTGTCTGGATCAGGGAAGCGGACGGTCGTCCGGTCGACCGGATAAGCCTTCTTTCGATTCTCGATACACCAATGCCCAGAACCTTTTTCGTCACCGAACAATTCCGCCCTGGCTCTACCGTGTCCATGGCGACCTATATCTACGCGAGCGAGGAAGATCTGGCGGCTGCCGGTATCGATTTCATGCTGCTGCGAGTGACTGGCGCGACTGTCCGCAACAGCGCCACTGACGGACGGGTCGAGATCTGGTCGCAAAGCGGCATATTGCTGGCGACGAGTTCCCAGATCGGATTCTTCCGCTAG
- a CDS encoding TraB/GumN family protein, with amino-acid sequence MRIFTALLSLFAPLLLAACNNAPEPVTMNTVKTGTPAMWKVTGTRPEQVGVAYMFGTIHILPNDVQWRTPALEAAIADSDHLVIEVLGLDDPQSAAKIFSRLAVSPGQEKLNARIKPSLRDDLDRIIDQSNISERTLNRMETWAAALSLASAQTRGLGLDSSSSVEKKLTAQFKESGKPIEALETIELQLGYFDKLPEAQQRQMLTSVIEDSADAQQAFEKLFNAWMTGNIEEIVTLSDAGILTDPKTRQYLLVARNLNWAEQLDLRLQKPGTSLVAVGAAHLVGPDAVQETLAKRGYKIEKIQ; translated from the coding sequence ATGAGAATCTTTACAGCACTCCTGTCGCTCTTCGCTCCATTGTTGCTCGCTGCGTGCAACAATGCGCCCGAACCGGTGACCATGAATACAGTCAAGACCGGCACGCCTGCCATGTGGAAGGTAACCGGCACCCGGCCCGAACAGGTTGGTGTGGCCTATATGTTCGGCACGATCCACATCCTGCCCAACGACGTGCAATGGCGCACACCCGCCCTTGAGGCCGCAATTGCCGATTCGGACCATCTGGTGATCGAAGTGCTGGGACTGGATGATCCCCAGAGCGCCGCCAAGATATTTTCCCGCTTGGCGGTTTCTCCAGGCCAGGAGAAATTGAATGCGCGGATCAAACCATCACTTCGCGACGACCTTGACCGGATCATCGACCAATCCAACATTTCCGAGCGTACGCTCAACCGCATGGAAACCTGGGCAGCGGCGCTCTCGCTGGCATCCGCCCAGACCAGAGGACTGGGACTGGATTCCAGCAGCAGCGTCGAGAAGAAACTCACCGCTCAGTTTAAGGAATCGGGCAAGCCGATTGAGGCACTTGAAACCATAGAGCTGCAGCTGGGTTATTTCGACAAGCTCCCAGAAGCGCAGCAGCGGCAAATGCTGACCAGCGTGATTGAAGATTCAGCCGATGCCCAGCAAGCCTTTGAAAAATTGTTCAACGCCTGGATGACCGGTAATATTGAAGAGATAGTGACGCTGTCCGATGCTGGCATATTGACCGATCCCAAGACTCGCCAATATCTGCTGGTGGCCCGCAATCTGAATTGGGCGGAGCAACTCGATTTGCGCCTGCAAAAGCCAGGAACCTCGCTGGTCGCTGTCGGCGCGGCCCATCTCGTCGGACCGGATGCGGTTCAGGAAACGCTCGCGAAACGCGGGTATAAAATCGAAAAAATCCAATAA
- a CDS encoding TraB/GumN family protein codes for MPRNWLFSTLLFPLYLSLTACPAEKVQIASAGSEAVPAIADTPAVMPDDADPALWVIKDEDTTIYLFGTVHILKPGMTWFDEAVKASFDESDELVVEMIKPDPAVMVKIVNDLAIDKTGISLRDKLTVEDRADYEAVLTRLNLPVAAFDPLDPWFASVNISLIPLMRNGYAADQGVEDELLAQAAAREMKITGLETPEQQLGFFDNLPEAVQIRFLNFTVDTVDDAAEGMEQMVVEWANANVDALGELMNAGLEDDLVYETLLVNRNINWAEWVDQRMDQPGTIFMAVGAGHLAGDSSLQAILAKKGLVAERIEY; via the coding sequence ATGCCGCGTAACTGGCTTTTCAGCACCTTACTCTTCCCGCTCTATCTGTCACTCACGGCTTGTCCGGCTGAGAAGGTGCAAATTGCCAGCGCGGGCAGCGAAGCGGTGCCGGCCATTGCTGATACACCCGCGGTCATGCCGGATGACGCTGACCCTGCCCTCTGGGTAATCAAGGACGAAGACACGACCATCTATCTATTTGGTACCGTCCATATCCTCAAGCCCGGCATGACCTGGTTCGACGAGGCGGTGAAGGCCAGCTTTGATGAATCGGACGAGTTGGTGGTGGAAATGATCAAACCCGACCCTGCCGTGATGGTGAAAATCGTCAATGATCTGGCCATCGACAAGACCGGCATCTCGCTGCGCGACAAATTGACCGTTGAAGACCGGGCAGATTATGAAGCGGTTCTAACACGGCTGAACCTGCCGGTCGCCGCATTCGATCCGCTTGATCCCTGGTTCGCCAGCGTCAATATTTCGCTAATCCCGCTGATGCGCAACGGATATGCTGCTGATCAGGGGGTCGAAGATGAATTGCTGGCACAGGCGGCCGCCCGGGAGATGAAGATTACCGGGCTAGAAACGCCTGAGCAACAGCTGGGATTTTTCGACAATCTGCCCGAAGCGGTGCAGATCAGATTTCTAAATTTCACCGTCGATACTGTTGATGATGCGGCAGAAGGCATGGAACAAATGGTTGTCGAATGGGCCAACGCCAATGTTGATGCGCTGGGCGAACTGATGAATGCTGGCCTCGAAGATGATCTTGTATACGAGACGCTGCTGGTCAACCGCAATATCAATTGGGCCGAATGGGTCGATCAGCGGATGGACCAGCCGGGGACCATATTCATGGCGGTTGGCGCGGGCCATCTTGCCGGAGACAGCAGCCTGCAGGCGATTCTGGCGAAAAAAGGGCTTGTTGCAGAACGGATTGAATATTGA